One Alnus glutinosa chromosome 13, dhAlnGlut1.1, whole genome shotgun sequence genomic window, TTTGTTCTTTTGTGAAGGATATCAAGAAAACATGTGCTGGTTTCAACTGAAGGCCATTTAAGGGGCAAGTGACATGAAAGCTAAGGATTTTATGGGGGCTTAAACTTAAAGCACCTGAGCAGCTTAATAATCTAATTAGTTCGACGTCCTAGGTTAAGTTATCTTGTTGACTTGTGGTTACTGTATTCCATATTGTAATTTAATCGATTTTATGTCTGCTTACTGAAGCTAGGGCAGAGGTAAATAGGTGTTTCAAAAGCCTAAATTTAAGGAGTTTCAATGTTCAGTAATTGAGGATATTGTATATTATGTATTAATTAGCAAGGGTAGTTTGGTGTAGACATGAGGAGCCACAACGAGGAAGGCATATGATGTATTAGCTCTTGAAGCAAACTTGTGATCAATATGTAAGGTGTAAATTCTATCTTCTTTGGGCATGAGGAATTAATGCATCCCCCAACTCTTGAGAACGCACTGCCACATTACTTGAATGAATGTTCCAGGCCATAGCAGATGTCTCTCTCGGATAAGGATCTTCAGCAATTTGGGTAATAATTGCGAGACAATTTATATGTAATCTACTTGCCCAAGTAGGTGTGGGCCGTGTGGCTGGGCAGCCCATAATTCTTTTCTTCTAAGATTAGCTTTAAAAGGCAACAGGTTAACGAAATTTCATTTTGTATattcatacattttttttaacatggtCCTTTCTAAATCAATtatattcctatatatatatatatatatatatatatataattcggCCATCCCCAACCACACATAAAGGTGGCAAGTTCCTTTAGGCCAATTCAGCCACACCTTTTGAGGGTGGTTTGGTTGGATAACAATTCACCATCCGAATTACTAGTAATTTGAGCAGGTAATGTGAGAGAGTTTATGTGAAATTCACTTGTCTAAATAAGTGACGATCatcccaaaatttatttgggcaaTTAGGTTCCATATAAGACTTCCTACTCAAATTGCTAACAATGCGGGAAAATAGTTGCTGTGAATCCTAATATGATTAAGTTATCTTCAAAAGTTTCTTTTGAGGTGGTTGAACCACTTTTTGAGAGCGGTCATACCATCCCCCaattatctttctttctttctttttttttctttattcttttttttttttttaagctaccTCAGCCGACATTCCGAATTGGTTTGGCTATCCCCAAAAGGTATATTGGTAGGCAAATATTGCATTTAGGGAtttaatcgagccgagccgagtcgagtttgaagatttcaagactggctcgtttatgagtcgagtcTAAATAGttgagctcgaattcgagccgagctataaattgcatgtttaagctcggctcgtttaaaatttgggtgagctcgagctcaagctcgagttcgttgaaaatgacattcgagtcgagtcgggttactcgacaagctcggctcaactagagtttgaggtaaactattaaatttttcaatgagtgatcaaagcaaAATTCAAGCCCaaatttatgaacaacctctatgcatttattaataacataaatatataatatataactatataagacatattataaaatatagtacataactatagtttataagtaacaaattaataatatgttattatatataactagagagtataaactatggtatatgtataatgtgaacaaatagtaagtctaatatattctataaaactaagtaactataatatgaGTATAATAtttaactattgttaaccatatgtaatgtgatatatgtgtttatatatatatacttatatgctaactatttaatattgttatattgttatatgctaactattaataacgtaatatgttaatttaacatactaaatattgttatcaaagtattataattaatatgtaatactatatatattatactatatttactaatatatatgtaagatatgaacgagctaacgagctGGGCGAGCAATCTGGTCGAGCTTTAAATGagttgagctcgcgagcccctcTCGAGTTTTGTCGAGTGAGTCGGGGTAtatatcacttactaatcgagcaaGTTTCTACAGTAACAATCAAGTTTCTACaatatcgagctcgagttcggatcgggctaaaccgagtgggttgtcgaacggactaatttatttacatccctaattGCATTTGCATTTTCAGGGGTTTCCAAGCCATAAACATGTTGATGTGGCATGTACAAATATGAGCCTGAACCAGAATTTGGAAAATTTTGTATGCTTTCCCAACTCTAGTAGGGAGCTACATTTAGCTACCActgggaaaaggaaaaaaaaaattctggagaAAATGAACTtgctgacaaaaaaaaattagcaggtGCAACATCAAGCTAACATTAGAGCCCACTTCCTTGAAATCACTCCATTATCCAATCACAGGGCAAGAATGTaatttgagaaaagaaaatcactGAATTCCATGATTTCCTGTCACAACAAAAGCTTTGTACATTGAAATCTTTGTGACCGTAAAGCTTTGTTTCCTTTTCCACTACTCCCATTGTAAGACCAGCAACCAACACAAGTTAGCAACAAGAGCTTCCTGTTTGGAGATCCAGGGAACTAGAGATGCCTGATCTTGCTGTGCAAGACAAAAGAACCTACTATCTATTGTCAAGGAAAGGAATCATCTGTATGATCATAGAAAACAAGAGAAGGAATCATCTTGGAAAATAAGTCCAACTCATGATTGTATTGCTCTGTACTAACCATCTCCTACAAACAATTATAATTGCTGTTATAAAAGAGCGTTGAATAGTCAGCCTGCATCTTCAATCAGAATGAAAACCAGTCCTCTTATCTCTGAGAATCACAATATTGGGGAAATTCACATTGGCAAGGATCTGTTTTAGCCTGAAAAAAGTTGAAGTAATTAGTTCATACAGGAGAAATGGGGAGTAGGGAAGAAACAATTGTGAAAACACCGAACTTGTATCACAAATTAGTAAAGAACTTGAATAAAAACACACAAGtattcaatattttttctaattctgCCGTTCACAAAAAGAACACCATTCTCGAAGGGTCTTTAACTCTctaaatactcttccaaggaaacaGGACACCTGTAGATATGGTTAACACATGACAATatgacttcacttcaaacttgTGCCTCTTAGAAGGGAATCAACATATTCTATCCACATCTCCTTGTCTTACTCTTAGAGAACATCTCAAAGAAAGAGGAGACtatatccacctcccaatcctaaACAGGtctagtaaaaattatattctattaAATCCTTCCATTTCGGAACTGCAAATGAACTGCCACCCACGTGTCCTTGCATCCTGTGATACTAAACAATCCGTATAAGATATCTTCAACGGTTGTTCCCCATGCTACACATTATGCCAAAAATTGATTTGTGACCCATCACTCAACTCAAAtataacaaattttgaaaaagtttcCCACCCCCTCCTTACATATTTCCATACGGACTCCAAATGGCCCTATGACCTCTTTGGAACACCTCCCCTTAAACTATCATATTTAGTATCTATCACCAATATCCATAAAGCCTCATTCTCTGTAGCATAATGCCACGACCATTAACCCAATAAGGCTTGATCAAACTGAATCATATTTCTAAGCCCCAAACCACCTAATTTCATTGGAGTACAAATTCTCGACCAATTCACTAAAGGGAACTTAAACTCATCACCAATCCTCCGGCTAAAGAGTCTCTCTTAAGTTTTTCAAGCCTATTAGCCACACCCACTGGAATATGGAAAAGAGACAAGTACGCAAATTGGAaagagttttatttatttatttattttataacaaAGTCAATCTACCTCCCTTAGATAAAATAAAGCCTTGCTGGTTCCACTTTTTCAATTATCCCATTCCAAATGGATGTAGCAATGTAAGACACACCAATGTCAAACCCAAGTACTTCATCGACAAAGACGGCCAAGAATACGAGCCAAACCTTTTAGATCTCCCACATTGCCAAGTTCATAATTTGCCTCACAAAAAAACAATGTATTATCTGCAAACAATATGTGGTACATTAACATCTCTTCATTATTCCTTGACCCCACCGAAAAACGAGACAAAAGTGTTGTATCCACTATAGTAGTCATCATCCCGCACATCGCCTCAATaacaaccacaaacaataatGGTTATAACGGGTTCCCTTGTTTCAGTCCACAAGAACTAAAGAATCTAGGCGGTGAACCATTAATAAAATGGAAAATCACGCCATAGAAATACAATGTGCTATCCAATCCCTCAATTTCTCCCCAAATCCACATCTCTTCAGCAAATATAACAATAACTCCCAATTAACATGttcccccccaccccctctTAGCTCtggcttttctttgtatttcgggtttgctttgtattttgggtttgctttcttATATTTCGAATTtactttgtattttgggtttgattttcatatgtattttgggttatgggtgtttttttgggagggttgtTCGGGTTTTCTTGCAGGTTTTGGGGGTTTGTTAGGTTGGGGGTGCTTTCAGGgcaggtttgggtgtttgatgggggcttcttttgtgttttgggttCTGGGTGCTATGGGTGTTCCTTGTGGgatttgggttttagggttgatccttgtgggtttgtttgggttttttttccttttgtgggCTAGCTTTGGTGGTTCCTGTATATACTCCTGGTGTACTTAGGGCAcctacgctttttaataaaatctgcctacttataaaaaaaaaaacatgatcatatgccttctccaaGTCCAACTTACACAACACTCCTAGTTCTCCATATCTAATCCatctatccaaacattcattcGCAACCAGAACTGAATCCAAGTAACTATGCATGTATGGGTGTACATGTGAATGCGGTTATTTGTAATATCCGCAACCGTATCTACAAAATGCGGATATTAATTTTAACCATATCCGCACCCGCATCATGTTAAACTAACTGCATATTAGGTATGGGCCTTTTGAGCTTTATTTGGGTCTCTATTAGagcctattttaaacgattttacaaataatttaagtcattttttagtgttttgggcttgttataattttttttaagccctaatcttttgaaaatatattgatttcacattacttttgctTTTTTGACCAAGTGTTACATGAGAAAGCAACACAACCAAACAAACCAATATAACCTATACTAATCCAAAATGacatcattttggtattaaaacaccaaaaccacgttgttttggtgaatgtattaaatataatatatataagaaatatataaaatatatattgcgTATAAAAGGTTTGTGGATGTGGTTAATAACTGCATTCGTGTACCTTAAAACTGCTATCCGTATGTGCGAATAGTGGATGCGGGCGGTTAATATCCACCCACATGTACACCCCTATATGCATGTCTTTGGATGGTTTACTTGGAATTGTCTAGCTTAAAGCATGGAGTGATGATACTATAGTGAGGGTGATTAAGTTGAAATTGTACAATGTAAAGGTTTCCAATTAAGAAACATTCATGTTTGGGTGCCCTCCTCTGTTGTCGTCTACCTTAGAGGTGGGTGAATctgagagggggggggggggtgatttTGAAAGGGTTGGTGGTTTTCCTAGGGCTGTGAGAGATGTTAGGTTCTATTTTCAAACTCTGGGGGTTTCCCACGAGGGGAATGTGAAGGGCTTTTTGGACTTAATGGTTTAAGTTGATGAGGAGCAGCACCAAGAGATTTCAGTCTCCACTCCTAAGATTAAAGGGAGTAGAAAGTTGAACTTAGAGTGCTTGATTAATTTTGATGCTAGGGGTTTTGATTCTAGCCAAGGCAAAGGCAAGAGGGGCCTGCTGTGATAatgttttatgggttttgtgagtTGGTTCCTGTTGGGGTGTTTGGGTTTCCCCTCgtttttgggttttgcgggtgtttctctctctctctctctctttcttttttttcttcccccccccccccccccctccccctccccctccccctccctgttttggtgttctttttgtatacttccagtatgcttaggggcgcctttacgcttttaataaatttatttatttacctaaaaataaaaataaaagattttatttgtGGTTCTTTTGTAGAGAAATTTATAAGGTAATACAAGTACAACTAGGAGTAGAAATAAGGGAGTAACCAAgataaaaatcttaaaaagaTCCAAGGGCATGTATACAGTTTTTGCTTGGTTGGTCTCAAGGAGATCTTGAACCATATTCCCTCAAAGTATTAGAGctcaaaaatgacaaaaatatgctCTAGATGCTGAGTAGTAAGATATCCAGTCAGCAGAACTGAGAATGTTCAAAGACATCTATGAGAagtaaacaaaataacaaatgcCACAAGTTTGAATAAAAGAGTTCATGAGAAGGTAAAACAACTGGAAAAAGATAACGTGTTTGCACAACTGGGCTGAATTGCAGATTTGACGTCTGGGTGGTGGGGGGGATTAGTTAAATTAATAGCATTGACCAAACATAAGCATTTCTAATTCAGTAAGTCACTAGATTTTGCAGATTTGACGCCTGTAGGTCATCTGTCATATCATTGTCAACAAAGATGGAATATAGATGATCACACAATTGAAATCTACAGTGAACAGGAGAAAGTGCAGGTACTGATTTCTCGGAATGTGTACCATGAGCAAACAGCTTAATTGATCCATCCTATACAGTACATCGAGAAATGAATTCAAATATAGAATTTATTACTGCTAGAATGTGAAGGTCAATGCATCTGGCAATCaacaaatttaaaactaaaatctCAATCACCTTACGAAGAGTGAAAGACACCCTCCTTGAACCCCTTCTGACAACGCTGTCCTTCACCAAATCAATCTGTAAAACAAGAATCATTGACATATGCCTTCGGGAAtgaaaataacaatgctaaagcatacttacacacacacacacgcacacacacacacacagttttTATTCTCTATGTAATGTCAAGATGTTAATCATGATAAAAgcaatttcatataaatttaattgaaatcGGGAACATATATCATGTCGTTAACTAACATAAAAATCATCGTTTCATTAGAAACAATTAAGAAGACTCCACATGGAAAGCGAATCATTACAACTGATTAAACATTATAATAGCAACACTAAAATAAAGTATTCCATCAATATAACTAAACAGATACATTATAAAAGGTTAGGAAATTCATGTACTCAATCTGCCCTTGAACCACTAACCCCCTGGATAAGAGAAATGGAATGCTATGATTGGAAGGTTTCTCCAGATAAAATACTTTCACCTGTTTGTCTGGCCTTCCAACATATTTTATCACTATATTTCACAATATTGCAGCATcctaaatttttcaaattacaatttacaagttGTTTTCAGAAGCATTTGTCAATTCGAACAAATTTCAGTAGTTGATGACCCAAGGATAATATGATATACCTTGTGGTGTGGAATGTAATGATGCCAAGCATAACGAGCTTCCCCAGATAAAAGGAGCATGGACCGAGGGGGAAGATAGATAGCCCTCCTTAAGAAATTTGGGCCATTTTCAGGAGTTTGCACCATTGTACTAGTACTTGAGGTATCCTTCGGAAGCCAAGCACCTTCTGTGTATCTCCTGAACTCCATTATGCAAGGCCCAGCTAACGAAAGGCTGAAAATAAATCCCTCAAATGCAGAATGGGTGTCTATATGGGGAGACAATCCCACCCCACGTGGGTACTCATTAACCTGTAACATAATCATTGATCTTCAGTCTTAATTATGAAACATGAATACAAGTACCCATCAtcttaaaaaaatctaaagccATTATATAGTGACAAGGATCAATGCATAACAGCtatgaaagaaataataataatataaagataATATTGACAATTTCAAGAATACAATTACAAATAATTTATGTACAGAAAAACATTACCACATACCATCAGTTGGTCCAAAACTATATTTGCATGATTATCAAGGTTTGGAAACAATGAGATCCTTTCAAGAATGGGAGAAACAAATGACGGAAGTTCACCTAAGTGCTGTCTCGTATTAACATTCCTTGTCTGTACCACCAAAAGAGAGGAGAAGGAATCaggaaaaagccaaaaaaaaaaataaaataaaaaaggaaagaaagaaagcaaaaaaagtaAAGGCAGAACACTGAGTATTTGACATTCCTACAATATAAGATCTAACTAATTTAGAAAAGAGATCTAACAGTTATAAGCAACAATTACCATCAGAAGaaggaaacaagaaaaagaagaacaacagAATATTATTCTGAATAAGCAACAATATTGTACAACAGATCTGTACAAACATTTACAGTTGCTTCTATCCCATTTAAGAAAAGTCAGACCACCACATTCATGGTTTCCAAACAAAAGAGACCAGCAGTATGAGACTTCCCATAAATGCCCAAAGAACACACATCCATGCTGCAAGTACCAAACTCCAAGCGGCAACTGATCTAGCATTCCCATTCCAGCAATGACTTCTCTAATTCAATCATTTAAACATGATTGCCTTACTTTATAATCTTTTTCTACACCAATATAAAATCCTCAAGTCCTTAGTGGCCATTATGTAAATTCTGCTACAATCttgcttataaaacatattcaAAACAATACCGAAGAGCCATAATGCGCATGCAACCACTACCTTGAAAAGTTCTTGTTGGTCATTTAGACTTTGTGAAGGCTAGATTGTTTTCAAATGTATTTGgatttggaaaaataatacatgCATACAAGTATATCCATCTACTTTGACAAAGCCCAGACCACACGAGGTTTGTGAAACATATATTATAAGTCCTTAATCTTAGGTGGAAAAATATGGAAAAGCTAAAAGATACAAAGAATGAAGCTTAGGTCAAGGTGTCAAAAAGAATGGATAGAGGCAGCATATGCAGCAAGGTCAACATATGTAATCATAAGAtcaaagttgtttttctttttttataagtaattcaatgttaatttttttatttataattaattgagatatcattaaaagcgtaaggcgctcccATGTACATAGGAAATATACCAGATAAGCCACCTAAGAAGTAGgggcaaaaaagaaaagtagttCAATGTTATTAGAAAGCGCAAAGaagcgcaacccaagtacacatgaagtatacaagagagacatcTACTtagggaggaaaaaaaataacaaaaatctaaaaattctagaaaataagaaaagcgAAAACTACCGGTAGCAACCATCTACACATAAAGGGTTTtgaacaaaatatcttttaacTCTACCACTGTTCTCACATGAGATCAACATTGTAGAACTAAAGTCATTCCTCAGTAATCTATTAGAGTTCTTCCTCTAACGACTTAAgccaaaaaatagtttaaaaaataaatacataggataaaataaaaacaaagaaagatatGAAAGAAATGCTGCCAAAGAAATCTTCTAGAGCTATTATGACAGGGATAGCAAAGGaaattaattacaatttttacaatacaaaattccAAAAAGTCTAGCTAATAATATATGCTGACTTGTATACATATCATCTCTAATATACATgtacacatgcatgcatgcatacatacatacatacataagtATCAAAGTGGCAGGAGGAGGTTAGTTCTTTATCATGTGGCATACTTCGTAGCAAAATTCATAGCCATAATGCTGAACCCTTCTTTTGGCAAGACTTTTCCAAGGCTTATCATCAACTGCTGCAAGCAATTCCTGAAAAACCAGGAAAAGTCACAGATAGAACATAGTGAAggtcaaaaaatttcaagtgcCATTTAATTAGACAGGACTCAAAACTTAAatgcaaaagacaaaataaagcaAAGAGAAAGTACTGCTATAGATGACAAATGGCCTAACCTCCTCTTCTTTGGGGCTGACAAAGTCATGCAATAAGTAAAGGCCTGGAATGTTCAAATCCAAAGCCACCAAAGACACTGGAACCGAGTCATTAACCTTACCCTGAAGTAATTATCAAAGAATAAGAGAGATAGACAACAACTGGAGATTGCAGCAAATGTATAATAAAAGGTTATGAATCTTGTTGAGTCATTAACATATCTACCTTAccttattctgaaaatactatAATTTGATCCTCATGATCGTGTAACTGTAACAGAGGTaacattttttttggggaggcgGGCCGGCTGTCTTGGTAATGAAATTCAATTCATAAATATCTATTAATACAAGATTTGCAAATTATGTGGGAAGATCTACTAACTACATTTGAAGAGATACTTCCAACGCAAGAATCAAAACATTCATGGAATAATCCATTGAAATTTGAATATCTGTTAGGCACAAATAAAGGAGTCTGTTGAGAATTAATCAAGCAATCGCCAACCAAATCGTGAGGAGTCTGTGTTGAGAAAATATCAgttatcacatctatcactctCAATTAGTTTTAGTATGAATTCACCTATTACATTAGTAATTCATTACAAGAAGCCAAATAAACAATGCAAACCTTACAGAAAGTGAACCAAGACCAGTATGATAAAGTCTGAGCTCAAGCATTTAAAACTCTCAAGCAAGCCAGGAGACGTCTTATACCTGCGAAGTAGGTTGAAGTATTGAATACCGAATGTGCAAAGAACGGCCTCCAAGGTCAGGACAAGGGTGTCCATCTAATGCTTCCAAGGCAGCTCTGGCAGAACTCTCATCACAATAAGAAACAATGACACGGGCACCGCTCTCATCGGCAGCACAGACTCCTTTCACTTCCCCAAAAGCACTGAACACTGAGGCAATGGTGTCATGAGAATACCCCACCGCCGGCCCACAATTGGCCACAAAAAGGTTGGGACTCAACTCGCCTTCCACACCCTTTGGACGCCCAAATCTTGGCAATCCCATTATTGATATTATCCCAAGTTCTAGTCCAACTATAAAGTCACTTTGTTAAAACCTTCGTATAACTTACAGCacaagtgtatatatatatataagtaattggcTCCAAGGAGAGGAAAGAGGAAATTCGAACAAGTGACGTCCACTTAATGAGGTGCGAGGTTAACATACAGCACAAACAACCATATAagaaaatctttgaaaaaaaaaaatcgtaaaaaataaacaataactgACATGAACGAAATTCAGCAAATTCCCCAAACAATAACTGCGTTTGGACGATCCCTGAAGAAGGATTATCATATTTTTCTATAACAATGAATAAATAGTAACGCTAAATGTAACAAGAAACTATACTACAATTGGTGCAAGTGTAAAGAATGGTATCCATTAGTTAACCACCAAATTCATGGTGGGTGAGATCCTGTGGTATACATGGATTGACAATGTAGCAGCAACAGGTATTTGTGAAGTCCATTGagcaaaaacaccaaatactAACTCTAAATGAAATCTTAAAACTTAGGATTAATTAGGCTCTAATAGGTTCATTGAAGTAAACGATGTTTGTTTCAACATATTGAACAgactctcttttctctttttgccATCAATGCTTCAGCGGAAGGCACAAAAGTTACAAACTTCGCCAAAATTACAGAGAACGGGTAATCCAAACACGCCCTGAACTACACCCTTTTGATAATACAATCCATcacacgagagagagagagagagagatagcttACTTGTAGGAAGGCGTGTATTCGATGCTAAAAGGATTTGGGAGGAGCTTACCAGATGGGGGTATTGATATTAGTGTGCCCGGGGTTCTTACCCAAAAGGTCCGAAACCAAACTGCCTGGGGTGGGTTTTTCAAGGACAATTCTGTGTTGGGTTTAGTCCTATCTAATTAAATATTCAGATTTTTTTAATCCTAATTCACTAATTTTGTACGGAGTTTATATAAAATTTGCagatcgtataaaaaattatatcagcTTCAAATATTACGTGTTGAGTTTAGATCATGtcgaaatataaatataagattacaTTAGGTCAACCATAATCtgatctatttaattacaaCTCAGACTCCTTAATCCTAATCCactaattttacattgaattcgtATCAAATTTACGAACCGTGTAAAAAATTGAGGATCATAAATTCTTGTGAGGTTGAACCAAAGTGGCTTGTAGAGACCCTGGCTGGTCCTGGTCCTCCATATACTCTTCAAAGCTTCCATATTGGCATGTTTAATTGCATAGCAACAATAGCAAGAAAAATTTGGCTACATAAAAATACAGTAGTCTTTGGAGGGGAACTCATCCACCCTTCCCAGTTAATCAAAAGCGCTCTGGAGGCCATGGAGGATTTTAAGGTAGGAGCACAAAAGGCGTAAACTAATGGAGTGTATGCTCAAAATAAAGAAGTTTTGAAGTGGTTGGAGCCGCCACAAATAAGAGTTATTGTTTGAGACCAAGAGGGAAATGTATCGGTAAACAAGCGGTTGCAGTTAACGCTTATTGTTTCTAACCCCCTTAGGCGGTTATCTAACTTTAGTAATTGCAACCACTTCGCCTTAGgcagttagcggttttaaaatAACCGCCGATTAGCGGTTATTGAAACTTATAATCGTTTTTTAGAAATAGGgctattttggtgttttggacCTTCGTTAAGCATATTTTTAGAACCTAATTTAGatgattttggattttttttttttttttttttttttttttaaataagtagaaggcttcaaaatataacaaaactcataaatattattattattattatttttacaaataaagATCAATTTCGTTAAACTCAAAACTAAAACCCTATATCAAATG contains:
- the LOC133853695 gene encoding alkylated DNA repair protein ALKBH8 homolog, which gives rise to MGLPRFGRPKGVEGELSPNLFVANCGPAVGYSHDTIASVFSAFGEVKGVCAADESGARVIVSYCDESSARAALEALDGHPCPDLGGRSLHIRYSILQPTSQGKVNDSVPVSLVALDLNIPGLYLLHDFVSPKEEEELLAAVDDKPWKSLAKRRVQHYGYEFCYETRNVNTRQHLGELPSFVSPILERISLFPNLDNHANIVLDQLMVNEYPRGVGLSPHIDTHSAFEGFIFSLSLAGPCIMEFRRYTEGAWLPKDTSSTSTMVQTPENGPNFLRRAIYLPPRSMLLLSGEARYAWHHYIPHHKIDLVKDSVVRRGSRRVSFTLRKAKTDPCQCEFPQYCDSQR